A single genomic interval of Daucus carota subsp. sativus chromosome 1, DH1 v3.0, whole genome shotgun sequence harbors:
- the LOC108195248 gene encoding anamorsin homolog isoform X2, translated as MVQDSVLALTDHAVLRISAVINAIKEIKEEGNEEIDPLVITRAALIGSMPVDSSSMDIVICICHSSDYLSEKFLVELLRVLKPDGQILLKTSKSAFDQATTSSLQRKLLVAGFVDLQTAPLTSALPSEILKSFTIKAKRPSWKVGSSFSIKKSVKSLPKIQINDDMDLIDEDSLLSEEDLKKPQIPLVGDCEVSSTRKACKNCTCGRAEAEEKVQKIGPTVDQLDNPQSACGSCGLGDAFRCGTCPYKGLPPFKLGEKVALSGNFLAADI; from the exons ATGGTACAGGATAGTGTCTTGGCACTTACAGATCATGCAGTTCTGCGTATTAGTGCAGTAATCAATGCAATCAAGGAAATTAAGGAGGAAGGAAATGAAGAAATTGATCCCTTAGTTATCACTCGTGCTGCGTTGATAG GTTCCATGCCTGTTGATTCGTCCTCTATGGATATCGTCATTTGCATTTGCCATTCGTCTGACTATCTCAGTGAAAAGTTTTTGGTTGAACTCCTACGTGTGCTGAAACCGGATGGACAGATCCTCTTAAAGACTTCAAAATCCGCTTTTGATCAGGCG ACTACTTCATCCCTACAAAGAAAGCTTTTGGTGGCAGGATTTGTTGATTTGCAGACTGCCCCATTGACCTCAGCACTACCATCAGAGATTCTGAAGTCTTTTACA ATAAAGGCTAAGAGGCCTTCTTGGAAGGTTGGCTCGTCCTTCTCCATAAAGAAGTCTGTGAAAAGTTTGCCCAAGATTCAAATCAATGATGACATGGATCTTATTGATGAGGATAGTCTCTTATCTGAAGAGGATTTAAAGAAACCACAGATCCCACTTG TTGGTGATTGTGAAGTTAGCAGCACAAGGAAAGCTTGCAAAAACTGCACTTGTGGACGGGCCGAGGCAGAAGAAAAAGTACAAAAGATAGGACCAACAGTGGACCAGCTAGATAACCCTCAATCAGCCTGTGGCAGT TGTGGGCTTGGTGATGCTTTCCGGTGCGGTACATGCCCATACAAAGGTCTACCTCCCTTCAAACTTGGAGAGAAG GTAGCATTATCTGGGAACTTTTTAGCAGCCGACATCTGA
- the LOC108221900 gene encoding UPF0496 protein 4: MFLTEKNSPFPSFSPFRSSLKRSPLHDFDLIFRTFDEKLASRLKDLAFSSPSPSVSLQWLSLAVDLLSDTHADASAVISAMTAASGSSADSRAFYLDHSVKILDVCNSISYEIEKLRHRRLLMDFAVHLLKSSGEGDAPPAPEKLKRAGECIADYERNSRDFAKRRGFEVREPDVLIRDLQNAIVTISPRGKISTIERAVLRIIYAVGLITVFVAGVALSSLHGLPELAKIRVPSEFSWSDSVNELQTAIFDSDGRVVLTEIDDVAARAVSLRVLIDGGVIEVGERARLESAVKEMEMVTEKMSVNLDRLDNGVNRMFGVVLSVRNGVLDNYRVGPVEKRHK; encoded by the coding sequence ATGTTCCTGACCGAGAAAAACTCTCCTTTCCCGTCCTTCTCGCCGTTCCGATCATCGCTTAAACGATCTCCGCTTCATGACTTCGATCTCATCTTCAGGACCTTCGATGAAAAACTAGCAAGCCGTCTCAAGGATCTCGCCTTCTCGTCTCCGTCTCCGTCGGTTAGTTTACAGTGGCTGTCTCTCGCTGTTGATTTGTTGTCTGATACTCATGCCGACGCGAGCGCGGTTATTTCGGCGATGACGGCGGCGTCCGGTTCGTCGGCTGATTCGCGGGCGTTTTATCTCGATCACAGTGTGAAGATTTTGGATGTGTGTAATTCGATCTCGTACGAGATCGAGAAGCTCCGGCACCGGAGGTTGTTGATGGATTTCGCGGTTCATTTGCTCAAGAGTTCCGGTGAAGGAGATGCTCCTCCGGCGCCGGAGAAGTTGAAGAGAGCGGGCGAGTGCATCGCCGATTACGAGAGAAACTCGCGAGACTTCGCGAAGCGAAGAGGCTTCGAAGTTCGCGAGCCGGACGTTCTGATCAGAGACCTCCAGAATGCGATTGTGACTATCTCGCCGCGTGGCAAGATCTCCACCATCGAAAGAGCTGTCCTCCGCATCATCTACGCCGTCGGATTAATCACCGTTTTTGTCGCCGGAGTCGCCTTATCATCTCTCCACGGCCTTCCAGAACTCGCTAAAATCCGAGTTCCCTCCGAGTTTTCCTGGTCCGACTCAGTCAACGAGTTACAAACAGCAATTTTTGACTCGGATGGACGAGTTGTGTTGACCGAGATTGATGACGTGGCAGCGCGTGCGGTCTCTTTGCGCGTATTGATAGACGGCGGTGTAATAGAGGTTGGTGAGAGAGCGCGGCTGGAGAGTGCCGTCAAGGAGATGGAGATGGTAACGGAGAAGATGTCCGTCAACTTGGACCGTCTAGATAACGGCGTTAACAGAATGTTTGGTGTGGTTTTGAGTGTTCGAAACGGGGTGTTAGATAATTATAGAGTGGGCCCTGTTGAGAAGCGGCACAAATGA
- the LOC108194209 gene encoding pentatricopeptide repeat-containing protein At1g50270, whose protein sequence is MLLKLTSSNLYNTIISLIYHHQISKSTSSISPVDIKKIHSFLITIGHPQDSFIFEKLLLHSLPSLLNSTHLSVSYISSLFNHIHNPNVILYNAVIKAFSSSSKPHLSILYFSRMCQDGVFPNEHTFPLLLKAVSRAGDENPFLIYGHIVKLGLDHDKFVQNSLISAFGNCGFVDSARQVFDGVCVRNVVSVTAMIDGYLRNECAEEGLRLFAEMRLVSVMVDEMTVVSVLRAVGMVGDVWFGRWVHGFYVESGRVCCDVYVGSALVDMYSKCGYYDDARKAFKEMPYKNVVSWTTLISGCVHCNRLNEALDVFKDMLEENVKPNQSTFTSVLSACAQLGALDQGKWIHKYIDNNKFNGNITVSTALIDMYTKCGCIHEAYAVFEKVPVKDVYIWTAMINGLALHGNAASALYLFSQMRSNGVQPTQVTLTGILNACSHGGFVDEGRRIFKSMNEVYGIEPTLDHYGCMVDLLGRAGCLKEALNLIENMPMDPSPVVWGALFGACMTHKSYELGEKIGKHLIKLQPRHSGRYALLANLYAATKNWKGVARLRKCMKQKGVYKIAGSSWIEINGVNQEFIAFDKACSEDRSVHEILDKIIIQMKCAGCPSDTEILTFDLH, encoded by the coding sequence GTTGCTTAAGCTCACTAGCTCCAACTTGTACAACACTATAATCTCTCTGATATAtcatcatcaaatatctaaaaGCACTTCCTCAATCTCACCAGTTGATATCAAAAAAATCCATTCTTTCCTCATTACAATTGGTCACCCCCAAGACTCATTCATTTTCGAAAAATTACTGCTTCATTCACTTCCTTCTTTGTTAAACTCTACTCATCTCTCTGTTTCCTACATTTCTTCACTGTTTAATCACATTCATAACCCCAATGTAATTCTGTATAATGCAGTGATCAAGGCTTTTTCTTCAAGTTCAAAGCCACATTTGTCAATTCTATATTTTTCAAGAATGTGTCAAGATGGCGTCTTTCCTAATGAACACACCTTTCCATTGCTTCTCAAGGCCGTTTCTCGGGCGGGTGATGAAAACCCATTTCTGATATATGGTCATATTGTGAAGCTTGGGTTGGATCATGATAAGTTCGTTCAGAATTCTTTGATCTCTGCTTTTGGTAATTGTGGGTTTGTTGATTCTGCACGCCAAGTGTTTGATGGAGTGTGTGTCAGGAATGTTGTTTCAGTGACGGCTATGATTGATGGGTATCTTAGGAATGAGTGTGCGGAAGAAGGGTTGAGGTTGTTTGCGGAAATGAGGTTAGTTAGTGTGATGGTGGATGAGATGACAGTTGTTAGTGTACTTCGTGCAGTGGGAATGGTGGGTGATGTTTGGTTTGGACGGTGGGTTCATGGGTTTTATGTGGAATCGGGGAGGGTTTGTTGCGATGTTTATGTTGGTAGTGCTCTAGTTGATATGTATTCTAAATGCGGTTATTATGATGATGCTCGAAAAGCTTTTAAAGAGATGCCGTATAAAAATGTTGTTAGTTGGACGACTTTGATATCTGGATGTGTTCATTGCAATAGGTTGAATGAGGCACTAGATGTGTTCAAAGATATGCTTGAGGAGAATGTTAAACCTAATCAATCCACCTTCACAAGTGTACTTTCTGCTTGCGCTCAACTAGGGGCACTAGATCAAGGGAAGTGGattcataaatatatagataataataaatttaatgggAATATTACAGTCTCCACAGCTTTAATAGATATGTACACGAAGTGTGGTTGCATCCATGAGGCTTATGCAGTTTTTGAGAAGGTGCCAGTAAAGGATGTCTACATTTGGACTGCGATGATTAATGGATTGGCATTGCATGGAAATGCTGCAAGCGCATTATACCTATTCTCGCAAATGCGGAGCAATGGAGTTCAGCCCACTCAGGTTACTCTAACTGGCATTCTTAATGCTTGTTCTCATGGGGGCTTTGTGGACGAGGGTCGTAGAATATTTAAATCAATGAACGAGGTTTATGGTATAGAGCCTACCTTGGATCACTATGGTTGCATGGTGGATCTCCTAGGGCGAGCTGGATGCCTAAAGGAAGCGCTTAATTTGATTGAAAATATGCCCATGGATCCCTCTCCTGTTGTGTGGGGTGCCTTATTTGGTGCTTGTATGACTCACAAATCCTACGAGCTTGGTGAAAAAATAGGGAAGCATCTAATTAAGCTACAACCCCGTCATAGTGGTAGATATGCCCTTTTGGCGAACCTATATGCAGCAACTAAAAATTGGAAAGGAGTGGCTCGGTTAAGGAAATGCATGAAACAGAAGGGTGTATATAAGATTGCAGGATCTAGCTGGATTGAAATAAATGGTGTAAATCAAGAATTCATTGCATTCGACAAAGCATGTAGTGAGGACAGAAGTGTACATGAGATTttggataaaattataatccagATGAAGTGTGCTGGTTGTCCTTCAGACACTGAAATACTAACATTTGACCTTCACTGA
- the LOC108195248 gene encoding anamorsin homolog isoform X1, which produces MLLWAMLKGTTMVQDSVLALTDHAVLRISAVINAIKEIKEEGNEEIDPLVITRAALIGSMPVDSSSMDIVICICHSSDYLSEKFLVELLRVLKPDGQILLKTSKSAFDQATTSSLQRKLLVAGFVDLQTAPLTSALPSEILKSFTIKAKRPSWKVGSSFSIKKSVKSLPKIQINDDMDLIDEDSLLSEEDLKKPQIPLVGDCEVSSTRKACKNCTCGRAEAEEKVQKIGPTVDQLDNPQSACGSCGLGDAFRCGTCPYKGLPPFKLGEKVALSGNFLAADI; this is translated from the exons ATGTTactgtgggcgatgttaaag GGAACCACAATGGTACAGGATAGTGTCTTGGCACTTACAGATCATGCAGTTCTGCGTATTAGTGCAGTAATCAATGCAATCAAGGAAATTAAGGAGGAAGGAAATGAAGAAATTGATCCCTTAGTTATCACTCGTGCTGCGTTGATAG GTTCCATGCCTGTTGATTCGTCCTCTATGGATATCGTCATTTGCATTTGCCATTCGTCTGACTATCTCAGTGAAAAGTTTTTGGTTGAACTCCTACGTGTGCTGAAACCGGATGGACAGATCCTCTTAAAGACTTCAAAATCCGCTTTTGATCAGGCG ACTACTTCATCCCTACAAAGAAAGCTTTTGGTGGCAGGATTTGTTGATTTGCAGACTGCCCCATTGACCTCAGCACTACCATCAGAGATTCTGAAGTCTTTTACA ATAAAGGCTAAGAGGCCTTCTTGGAAGGTTGGCTCGTCCTTCTCCATAAAGAAGTCTGTGAAAAGTTTGCCCAAGATTCAAATCAATGATGACATGGATCTTATTGATGAGGATAGTCTCTTATCTGAAGAGGATTTAAAGAAACCACAGATCCCACTTG TTGGTGATTGTGAAGTTAGCAGCACAAGGAAAGCTTGCAAAAACTGCACTTGTGGACGGGCCGAGGCAGAAGAAAAAGTACAAAAGATAGGACCAACAGTGGACCAGCTAGATAACCCTCAATCAGCCTGTGGCAGT TGTGGGCTTGGTGATGCTTTCCGGTGCGGTACATGCCCATACAAAGGTCTACCTCCCTTCAAACTTGGAGAGAAG GTAGCATTATCTGGGAACTTTTTAGCAGCCGACATCTGA
- the LOC108204637 gene encoding delta(24)-sterol reductase: MSDLEAPLRPKRKKIWVDYFVNFRWIIVIFVVLPISFTLYFLTYLGDVRSEWKSFEKRQKEHDENVKKVVKRLKQRNPSKDGLVCTARKPYIAVGMRNVDYKRARHFEVDLSAFRNILEIDQERMIAKCEPLVNMGQITRVTVPMNLALAVVAELDDLTVGGLINGYGIEGSSHKYGLFADTVVAYEIVLADGKVVRATKDNEYSDLFYAIPWSQGTLGLLVSAEIKLIPIKEYMKLTYTPVRGNLKELAQGYIDSFAPRDGDQDNDEKVPDFVETMIYNPSEAVCMTGRYASKEEAKKKGNKINEVGWWFKPWFYQHAEKALKKGEFVEYIPTREYYHRHTRCLYWEGKLILPFADQWWFRYTLGWLMPPKVSLLKATQGEAIRNYYHEMHVIQDMLVPLYKVGDALEFVHREMELYPLWLCPHKLYKLPCKTMIYPEPGFELHHRQGDTHYAQMYTDVGVYYAPGPVLRGEEFDGAEAVRRLESWLIENHGFQPQYAVSELSEKNFWKMFDAELYEQCRRKYGAVGTFMSVYYKCKKGRKTEKEVQEAEQAHLETAYAEVDIPVD; encoded by the exons ATGTCAGATCTCGAGGCCCCACTTCGccctaaaagaaagaagatttGGGTGGATTATTTCGTCAACTTCCGCTGGATTATTGTTATCTTTGTCGTCCTTCCTATCTCCTTCACGTTGTACTTCCTTACCTATCTTGGGGATGTCAGATCAGAGTGGAAATCCTTTGAGAAGCGTCAGAAGGAACATGATGAAAATGTTAAGAAAGTTGTGAAACGCCTGAAGCAGAGGAACCCGTCAAAGGATGGTCTTGTTTGCACAGCCCGTAAACCTTATATTGCTGTTGGAATGAGGAATGTTGACTACAAGCGTGCTCGACATTTCGAAGTTGATCTTTCCGCTTTCCGCAACATTCTTGAAATTGACCAAGAGAGAATGATTGCTAAATGTGAACCTCTAGTCAATATGGGACAGATCACCAGAGTCACTGTTCCAATGAATCTTGCCCTTGCTGTTGTTGCCGAGCTTGATGATCTGACTGTTGGTGGTCTCATTAATGGCTATGGTATTGAGGGGAGCTCTCACAAGTATGGGCTCTTTGCTGACACTGTTGTGGCCTATGAAATTGTGCTAGCTGATGGGAAGGTTGTCAGAGCCACAAAGGACAATGAATATTCTGACCTTTTCTATGCTATCCCTTGGTCTCAAGGAACACTTGGCTTGCTTGTATCGGCTGAAATTAAGCTGATACCCATTAAGGAGTACATGAAGCTGACATACACACCCGTCAGAGGTAATCTTAAAGAACTGGCACAGGGATACATTGATTCTTTCGCACCCAGGGATGGAGATCAGGATAATGATGAGAAGGTGCCAGATTTCGTAGAGACTATGATTTACAATCCCTCAGAAGCTGTTTGCATGACAGGTCGATATGCTTCGAAGGAAGAGGCAAAGAAAAAGGGTAACAAGATTAATGAAGTCGGTTGGTGGTTTAAACCATGGTTCTACCAGCATGCGGAGAAGGCATTGAAGAAAGGCGAGTTTGTTGAGTACATTCCCACCAGGGAGTACTACCATAGGCATACGAGATGTTTGTATTGGGAAGGGAAGCTCATCCTTCCATTTGCTGATCAGTGGTGGTTTAGGTATACCCTTGGCTGGTTGATGCCACCCAAGGTCTCTCTGCTGAAGGCTACTCAAGGTGAAGCCATTAGAAACTATTACCATGAGATGCATGTTATTCAGGATATGCTTGTTCCGCTTTACAAGGTTGGCGATGCTCTCGAGTTTGTGCACCGTGAAATGGAG CTTTATCCACTTTGGCTTTGCCCACACAAACTGTACAAGCTACCGTGCAAGACAATGATATATCCTGAACCTGGATTTGAGCTACATCACAGACAGGGGGACACACACTATGCTCAGATGTACACAGATGTTGGAGTCTACTACGCTCCTGGACCTGTCTTGAGAGGTGAGGAGTTTGATGGTGCTGAGGCTGTGCGTCGACTAGAGAGCTGGTTAATTGAAAACCATGGTTTCCAGCCGCAGTATGCTGTGTCAGAGCTCAGTGAAAAGAATTTCTGGAAGATGTTCGATGCGGAGCTTTATGAGCAGTGCAGGAGGAAGTATGGAGCTGTTGGGACCTTCATGAGCGTGTACTACAAGTGTAAGAAAGGTAGGAAGACTGAGAAGGAGGTGCAGGAAGCCGAGCAAGCCCATCTTGAGACGGCTTATGCTGAAGTGGACATACCAGTAGATTGA